The Mesoterricola silvestris sequence GATGGAGGACCACGGGATCCAGACCTGGTACGGGTTCGCCAACCATGCCTGGGATTTCGTCACCGGCACCTGCCTGGGAATGAACGATCCCCATGAGACGGCCCGCAAGGAGCGCATCGACAAGCAGCTCGTCAAACGCTACCAGGCCATGATCAGCACGGCGCCCAATGCCCAGTTCACCGCGGACACCTCCATCGCCCAGGAACTGGGCGTGCGGGCGATGGTCAGGGAAGCGAACCGCCTGAACGGCGCGCTCGGCGCCAATCCGGGCTTCCGGCGCGCCCATGCCGACTTCACCGCCGCGCTGGACGCCAAGGGCTATGACCACCTCGCCATGCGCACCGGCGACGAGGTGATCTTCACCCAGGCCGAGCTTCGCCTGGCCATCGGCGGGCCCTCCGCCGAGATCCGGAACCCCGCCGTCCCCGACACCTGGGTGACCGATATGGCCGAAGCCGACGATTGGGAACCGGAACCGGCCGCCGCCAGGGCCCAGGAACCCGCCCCGGCGAAAGCCAAGGGCTTCCTGGGAACCGTGAGTTCCTGGATCTGGTAGCCGCCCCCGCACCCCCCAACCCTCTCCCCGCCGGGGAGGGGGTTTTTCATTGCGATGCAGTCGCAGCGCCCATTCCAGGCCACGTACGGTAAATTCGTAGGTTCACGCCTGGAGACCGGAACCTTGGGCATCTTCGATATCATCGGCCCCGTCATGGTCGGCCCCAGCAGTTCCCACACGGCCGGGGCCGTGCGCATCGGGGCCTTCGCCCGCAGGCTCCTGGGGGAGGAGCCGGCCTCGGCCGTCATCGGCCTCCACGGGTCCTTCGCCGCCACCGGCGAGGGCCACGGCACGCCCCTGGCGCTGCTGGCGGGCCTCCTGGACCTGGCCCCCGACGACGAGGGGATCCCGGCCGCCCGGGAGATCGCCCTGGAGCGGGGCCTGGAATTCCGGTTCGAGGAGGTGGACCTGGGCGAGGTGCACCCCAATTCCGTGCGCATGTTCCTGGCTTCGGAGGGGACGGAACTGGCGGTATCGGCCAGCTCGGTGGGAGGCGGACGCATCCGGGTTTTCGACATCGACGGGTTCCAGGTGGATCTGGACGGCGTGTACCCCACCGTCCTCCTGGCCTACCCGGACCGGGCCGGGGCGGTGGCCATGGTGACCACCATCCTCTCCAACGCCGGCATGAACATCGCGACCCTCAAGGCCCACCGGGCCTCCCGGGGGGGCCAGGCCCTCATGACGGTGGAGCTGGACCACACCCCCACCGCCGGCGTCCTCAATGCGCTGAGGCACCTTCCCCACATGGACCAGGTGCGGTTCGTACCCCGCCTTGGGTTCGGAGGCTGAATGGCGAACCCCGAAGGCACCCTCGCGTTCTACCGGGCCGAGGCCGAGGAACGGGGCGTGCCCCTGTCCCGGGTCTTCCTGGACGGGGAGGCCCGCCAGAGCGGAAAGCGCCCCGAAGTGCTCGAAGCCCTCATGCTGGACCGCATGAACGTCATGCGCCAGGCCGTGGCCCGGGGCCTGGCCCGGCCCCAGCACTCCCGCAGCGGTCTCATCCGGGGCGACGCGGCCCGCATGGAGCGGTGGATCGAGGGCGGCGGATCCCTCCTGGGACCGGCCTTCTCGCGCCTGGTGGCCGCGGCGCTGTCCGTGGCCGAGGTGAACGCCTGCATGGGCCGCATCGTGGCCTCCCCCACGGCGGGGGCCTGCGGGGTCCTGCCCGCGGCGCTCTTCCGGGTGGCGGAGGAGAAGGGGTGCCCGGACGAGGCCCTGGTGCGGGCCTTCTTCACGGCCGGAGGCATCGGGCTGGTCATCGAGAAGCTGGCCTCCCTGAGCGGAGCCGAGGGGGGATGCCAGGCGGAAGTGGGCTCCGCTTCGGCCATGGCCGCCGGCGCCCTGGTGGAGCTCCTGGGGGGCTCCCCGGCCCAGGTGGACCACGCCGTCGCCTTCGCCCTGGCCAACGTCATGGGCCTCATCTGCGACCCCGTGAGGGGCCTGGTGGAGGTGCCCTGCGTCAAGCGCAACGCCATGGGCGCCGTGAACGCCGCCGCCTGCGCCGAAATGGCCCTGGCGGGCATGGAGAGCGTGTTCCCGGCCGACGCGGTCATCGAGACCATGGGCAAGGTGGGGCGCCGGATTCCCGAGGAGTACAGGGAAACCGCCCGGGGCGGATTGGCGGTCCTGCCGCTGACCGGATGCGATTCTTGTGGACAAGGGAACTTCTGCTCGTAATATGACACATTCAATTCATCCACCATGGGAGAAGCCGCATATGGGCAACGAACAGCATTTCTATGGCTGGGGGGCCTGACCGTGGGCCCCGAATCCTTTCCCCAGAACGTCGCCCTGCGGGACGACGCGGTCGTCGAGCTCCAGCCCTTGAAGCCAGGTGATATGGAGGACCTCCGGGCCTTCTACCGGGGCCTCCCCGAGGAGGACCGCCTGGTGCTCAAGGATGACGTCACCACCCTGGAATGGTCCCGGCGCTTCCGCCACCGGCTGGAGACCGGGGAGGTCATCTCCCTCGTGGCCCGGAGCGGGTCGGCCATCGTGGGCGAAGGCACCCTCTACCGCACCTTCCACGGCTGGACCCGCCACGTGGGCGAGATCCGCGTGGCCTGCCACGCCGACTACCGCCGCCGGGGACTGGGCACCACCCTGGTCTCCACCCTCGTCAAGCTCGCCACGGACCTGGGCATCGAGAAGATCATCGTGCAGGTGGTCGCGGACCAGCTGGGCGCGCGCCGGACCTTCGAGAAGCTGGGCTTCCACAAGGACGCCGTCCTGCCCCACCACGTCATGGACCTCAACGGGGCCAAGCACGACCTCATCCTCATGGCCAACGACATCCCGCTCATCTGGGCGGCCATGGAGAGCATGAACCTGGAGGTTCCGGTCTAGGGCGTGTCCCGGTTTTGCGGCCCGGGTCTTTGACGCAGGCAAGCTGCGTCAAAGGAGGGGTCTCGCGTTGGGCGCGGCGCGGGTGTTCGCACCCTCCGGCTCCGGCGGGCGTGAGGGGGGGTGATAGAGGGGGCCCTTTCCGGGGGCCTAGACTCCTTGGCCGCGCTTCGAGATCGGCGGGGGGGAGATGGGGGCGCGCCGACGCTGGACGCCGATGGGCTGCGTCAGGGTACGGGGGGCTGGGGGGCTTCCTGGGGGGGATGCAGGGGGCAGGGCTGGTCCGGTTCGGTGCCGGGGAGGTAGAGTTCCTCCGCCTTCCTGGGGCAGGCCGGAGTCGCCAGGAGGCCGGTGGCGGGGTCGATGGTGGCGGTGACGATGTCCTCGGGGCGGGGGAAGTCGAGGACGGGGCGGGGTTCCAGGGCCTTCTCCATGAAGCGGGCCCAGATGGGGGCCGCCACGGCCCCGCCGGTGAAGCCGCGGCCGAGGCTGCGGGGGCGGTCGTAGCCCACCCAGACGCCGGTGATGAGGTTGGGGGTGTAGCCCACGAACCAGGCGTCCTGGTAGTTGTCGGTGGTGCCGGTCTTGCCGGCGCAGGGGTGCTCCCGGCTGAAGGGCTGGAGGGACTTGGCCGTGCCGTAGGTGAGGACGTCGCCCAGCATGTTGGTCGTGACGTAGGCGGCCTCCGGGGAGAGGACGGGGGCGAGGGCCGGGGGGAACTCGGTCCAGACGTCGCGCCGGCGGTCGTGGATTCGGGTGATGGTGCGGGCCTCGGCCCGCACTCCGGCCGCGGCCAGGGGCGTGTAGGCCTGCACCAGGTCCTTGAGGGTCACTTCGTCGGTGCCCAGGGCCAGGGACAGGCCGTTCTGGGCCCGCAGGGCCAGGCCCATGCGCCCGGCGAAGTCCACGAAGTCGGGCACGCCGATCTGGTCCAGGATCTTGACCGTGACGACGTTGCTGGAGTGGGCCAGGGCCTCGCGCATCGTGATGTCGCCCAGGCGCTCCCGGCCGTAGTTCAGGGGCTTCCAGGTGGCGCCTCCGCCCCGGTCGTAGGCCACGGGCTCGTCGCTCCAGATGCTGGAGGCGGTGAGGCCCTTCTCCAGGGCGTCGGCGTAGATGAGGGGCTTGATGGCCGAGCCCGGCTGCCGCTGGGAGGCGAAGGCCCGGTTCAGGGAATTCTGGTTGCCGTCCAGCCCCCCCACCGCCGCGAGCACGTCGCCCGTGGCCGGATCCAGGCACACCAGGGCCCCCTGCAGATCCGGGGAGACACGCCGGACCCCGGCCCGCAGCGCCTCCTCCGCAGCCTTCTGGAGATCCAGGTCCAGGGGCGCCGTGATGTCCAGGCCGCCCATTTCCAGGGCGTCCTGGCCGTAGAGCTTCACCAGGGTGGCCCGGATCTGGGCGAGGTAGTGGGGCGCCCTGCCCGGCCCCTGCACCGCGCCCCACTGGGACCGCAGGGCCGCCTTCTGCTGCGGGGTGATCTGGTGCAGGTCCTCCAGGCGCTTGAGGACCACCTCCCGGCGCAGGGCGATGTCCTGGACCTTGCCCAGGGGATTGTACTTCCCCGGGTTCTTGGGAATGCCGGCCAGGGTGACGCATTCGCCCTCGGTGAGCTCCTCGGGGCTCTTGCCGAAGTAGAGGCGCGCGGCCTGGGCCAGGCCCTGGGCTCCGTTGCCGTAGTAGATCTCGTTGAAGTACATCTCCAGGATCTGGTTCTTGGTGTACTTCGTCTCGAAGTCCATGGCCATGCGGGCCTCCTTGACCTTGCGGTCCAGGGTCGGCTCGGCGGAGAGGAACTTGTTCTTGATGAGCTGCTGGGTGATGGTGGAGCCCCCCTCGGCGGCCCTGCCCTTGGCCACGTCCTTCACGAAGGCCCGGGCGATGCTGCGCACATCGATGCCGCCGTGCTCGTAGAAGCGCGCGTCCTCCACCGCCAGCAGGGCCCGCTGCAGGAAGACGGGGATCCGGTCCAGGGTGACCCAGTAGCGCTTCTGGGGGAGGATCCGGCCCACGTAGCGCCCCTGGCTGTCCACCACCGTGATGGGACCGACCCCCCGGGGCAGTTGGGGACAGGTGGCGAAGGGCTCCTGGGCGGCCGCGGCGAGCCCGGCGGCGACGAGGATGGCGGAGAGGCGGAAGTGCAAGGCGGGCATGACATCCATCATACAAGCCCGGACCGGCGTATTACCCTGGGGGTGCCTGGACCTCCAGGTTCCTTCCATCCCCACCCCACCGGGAGCCTCCATGAAGATCGCCATCATCGGCGCGGGCAACGTCGGCGCCACCATCGCCTACACCCTCGCAACCCAGGGCATCGCCTCCGATATCAGTCTCATCGACCTGAACGACGACAAGGCCTACGGCGAAGTCCTCGACATCGCCCACGGGGGCGCCGTTTCCGAACAGGTGAACCTCCGGGCGGAGGGCTACGAGGGCCTGGCGGACGCCGACCTCATCGTCCACGCGGCGGGCCGGGGCCGCCAGCCCGGAGAGTCCCGGCTGGATCTGGCCCGGGGCAATATCCGCATCACCGAGGCCATCATCGGCGACGTGATGAAGCACTACAACGGCCGCTCGCTGATGCTGGTGGTGACGAACCCCATGGATATCCTCACCTACGTTTGCTACAAGCGCATGGGCATCGACCGGTCGCGCATCTTCGGATCGGGCACCGTGCTGGATTCGTCCCGGTTCAAGTTCCTGCTGAGCAGCCACTTCCGCATCAGTCCCCGGAACCTGCACGCCATGGTCATCGGGGAGCACGGGGACTCGGCCGTTCCCTTCTGGAGCGGCGCCAGCATCGGTCCCCTGCCCCTTTCCGCGTACCCCAGCCGCGAGCATCCGCGCCTATCGGCCGAGGACCGGGCGCGCATCAGCGCGGAGGTGGTGAAGGCGGGCCAGGAGGTCATCCAGCGCAAGGGCGCCACCTTCTACGCCATCTCCATGAGCGTGGCCCGGATCATCCGGGCGGTGGCCGAGGACGAGAACCGCCTGCTGTGCGTCTCCTCCCACATCGAAAGCCTGCACGGCGTGGAGGACGTGTGCCTCAGCCTGCCGGCCATCGTCGGCCGGGAGGGCATCCGGGAGATCCTGCCCCTGCCCCTGGACCCCGGGGAGAAGGCGGCGCTCCAGCATTCCGCGGCCACGCTCAAGGCGCTGCTGCGGGAGGTGGGCTATTGATTCCGGATCTTTAATTTAATTATGGATTGAGTCCAGGGCCTTTTGGGCCAGTCGGCCCAGGTCCGTGCTCCCCTGCCCGTTGGCAAGGGACTTGGCCAGGGCCGTCAGCATCGCCGCACGCACCTGGCCGGGGAGATGGGGGGCGAGATCCGCCGCGGCGGCCACGGCCAGGATCTGGTGGCTGTGGTTGAAGGCGGGGTCGTTGGTGGAGGCCGCCTCGGCCAGGAGGCCCAGGACGGCGGCCTCGTTCCCCTGCTCCAGCAGGGCGCCGGCGTGGAACATGGCCTGCAGGGGCTCCCCGTCCAGGATGGCGTCCAGGAGGCCCGTGGCGGGGTCGGCGGCGGGGGTGCGGGGCGGGACGGCGCGGGGGCGGTCCTCCTCCTCGTCCGTGGGGAAGAGGTTCACCAGGGCCGCGCCCTGCACCCAGGTTTCGGGGGCCAGGGGGCCGGTGCCGGCGCTGCGCTTGGCCAGGTGGGCGAGGTACACGAAGTTCCAGCTGGTCTTGCCCTCCAGGTCCCGGCGGGCGTCCAGCTGCTTTTCCGAGGCGGCCAGCACCAGGGCCGCCAGGAGATCGCCGTCGCCGGCCCCGGCCCTCACCCGGAGGGAGAAGGAATCCAGCAGATCCACCAGGCCCGCGTCGCAGATCTCCCGGGCGGCCTGGGCGTGGGCGGCCGCTTCGGCCTCCGGGGCCCGGTGGGGCACGGGCGGCACTCCTTCCAGGCGCCGGGCGGCGCGCTGGTGCCAGAAGGTGTCGAAGGGCTCGGAGGCGCACAGGTAGGCCGCCAGGGCCAGCAGGGCCCGGCCCCCGGCCTTGGGCGATTCCAGGGCCAGGTGCAGTTCCCCCAGATCCCGAGCCATGACCGCCTTGTGGCCCACGTTGGCCATGTCCCGCTCCACCCGGCGTTCCAGGCGGTGGAAATCCTCCGGCGCCACCGCTTCCATGGCCATGGCCTCGCCCCAGGCGATGGAGGGGCGGTGGGTGTCCAGGGCCATGTCCAGGTTCGCCCAGGAGCCCGAACCCAGGGCCTCCAGGCCCCGGCCCCGGGCTTCCAGGGCGAAGGCGTGGAGCTGGGTGGAAAGGATGCGCAGGAAGCTGGCCTCGGCCAGCAGCGGCTTCAGGCGGAAGGCCGCCCCCAGCCCCAGGAGGCCGTGGGGGATGTGGGGCAGGTAGGCCGCCCAGTCCACCCGGGAGGTGAGGTTCTGCACGGCGTCCCGGGCCGCGTTGCGGGGGCCCTGGGGGCCCTCGGCGCGCCGGGCGAAGGCCTCGAAGAAGGCGGCGGTGGGTTTCTCCAGTTCCCCGAGCCAGTCGGCGCTCACTCCATCCCCCAGGCATCGCACACCGCGCGGTTCCAATGATGGTCCCAGGCGCGCTTCCACACCAGGGTCCCCTCCTGCAGTTTCGATTCGGCGAGGCGGGCCAGGAGGCTTTCCCGGAGGGCCTCCGCCCGGGCGCCCAGGGCCGCCTCGGCCAGGGCCAGCAGGTCCCGGTGAAGCCTGCGGGCCTGGTCGAAGTGATCCAGGAAGCCTGGGGAATCCGGCGGGGGCGCCGCGGCCTGGAACCGCTTCCAGGCCTCGAAGGCCGCCCGGGCCCGGGGATCCGAGCGCAGCGGCTCCTTGACGGCTTCCCAGCCGCTCAGGTCCTCGGCCTCCACCTTGCCCAGGGCGGCGCGCAGCTTGACGGCCCGGGCCACATCCTTGGCCAGGTGGGAAAGGGCCACCCAGGTGCGGGGCTTCTCTCGCTTGGCCCTTCGCTCGAAGTAGGCTTCCATGGCCCCCACCACGGCATCGGCGGGGATGCCCTCCCCGTCCCACACCTGGAGTTGCAGGAAATCCTCGCGGCTCATGAACGCCTGTCGCCCGTGGAGATGAAAGGCCCATTCGGCCTCCATCCAATCCAGTTCCTCGCGGGTGTAGGGCATCAGGGATTCTTGGGTTCCAGGACACCGCCATCCGTGAGGCGCACCGCCCGGCCGTCCCAGCCCGCGAAGTCCTCCTGGTGGAAGGAGGGCCGCGCCGCGCCGCGCCGGATGACGAAGAGCCCCTGGGCCAGCACGGCCCCGCTGTGGCGGTCGTAGATCTTCACCTGCCATCCCTCGTGGTCCGGCACCCCGATGGCCACGAAGGCCCCGCCCTTGGAATCCCCCGCCCAGAAGGCCCCTTCGGGAACACCCGCGGGTTTGTTGGGGATCTGGGGCCCACAGGCCATAAGGACCAGCGCACCGGCAATGATTGGCACTCTCATAATCAAGCTCCCTGTTCCATGGATTCTAGCGCCTTCGGCTAGACTGTGGTCTGGAGGCGAACGTGCCGATCCGCGAACAGATTCGCTACAAGAGTAAAAAAGAGATGGAAAAGCTCAGGGAGGCCGGGCGCTTGGCGGCCAATGCCCTGCGGGTGGCCGCACGAGCAGCCAAGCCGGGCGTCTCCCTGCTGGAACTGGACAAGCTGGCCGAGCTGTACATCCGCAAGAACGGCGGGGTCCCCAATTTCAAGGGCTACCACGGCTTCCCCGCCACCCTGTGCACCTCCGTGAACGACCGGGTGGTCCACGGGATCCCCAGCAACTACGTGCTGCGGGACGGGGATATCATCGCCATCGACTGCGGCGCCAAGCTGGACGGCTTCCACGGGGACACCTGCCTGTCGGTGGGGGTCGGCACCATCAGCGAGCAGGCCCGGCTCCTGCTCCAGTCCAACCAGCTGGCCATGTTCAAGGGCATCGAGTTCTGCCGCGCCGGGTACCGCCTGGGCGACATGGCCACCGCCGTGCAGACCTTCGGCGAGGGCCTGGGCTACAGCATCGTGCGCGAGTACATCGGCCACGGCATCGGCCGGGACCTCCACGAGGACCCCCAGGTGGTCTACGCCGACGTGCGCCCCGGCACGGGCTTCCGCATGGAGCCCGGCATGACCATCACCATCGAACCCATCTTCAACGTGGGCAGCCACCGCTGCCTGGTGGAGCCGGACGGCTGGACGGTGCGCACCGCCGACGGCAGCCTTTCGGCCCAGTTCGAGCACGCCGTGGCCATCACCAAGGACGGCCCCTGGATCCTCAGCATGCCCGACCCCGAATTCGAACTGGAGGACGGCTTCTGATCCTCGCGGCCCCCGCAAAACTGAACCGGTTCCTGGCCGTCCTGGGGCGGTTCCCGGACGGCTTCCACGAACTGGAGCTGGTCACCACCGTCCTGGAGGGGGTGGAGGGCCTCACCGACACGCTGGAGGGGGAGCCCGCCGGCGCCTTCTCCCTGGAGCTGGAAGGTCCCACGGCCGGGGGGCTCAGGGCCGACGAGGGCAACCTCGTGGTGCGGGCCTGGCGGCTCCTGGAGCGGGAAGCGCGCCGGGAGCTCCCCGCGCGGCTGAAGCTCCATAAGCGCATCCCCGCCGGGGCGGGCCTGGGGGGCGGTTCCAGCGACGCGGCCGCGGCGCTCCGCCTGGGGGACGCGCTCTTCGGCCTGGATTTGGGCGACGCCCTGCTGCTGCGCCTGGGCGCGGAACTGGGCAGCGACGTGCCCCTCTTCCTCCTGGGGGGCACCGTCCTGGGCCTGGGCCGCGGGGAGCGGGTGTTTCCCCTGCGCCCCGTGCCCCTGGAGCCCATCCTCATCGCGCATCCCGGCCTCCACGTGGCCACGCCCAGCGTCTACAAGTCCCTGCCCCAGGTGGGCTACCCCTTTCCCCAGGCCTGTCCCAGCCTGGGCGCGGGCGAGGCCCCGCCCTGGCGCAACGACCTCACCGGCGCGGCCATATACGCCTGCCCCGCCCTGAGCGAGGTGCGCGCGGCCCTGCTGGACACCGGGGGCGAACCGCTCCTGTGCGGCTCCGGGAGCTGCTGGGCGGCGCGGTACCCCGACGGAGCGCGACGGGACGCCGCCAGCCACGCCCTCGCGGCCCGGCCGGGCTGGACCGTCTGGAACCTTTGAGGAGGCAGGCATGGCCGACTTGGCGCTGCGCGTGCGCGGCATCCGCAAGCAGTATCCCCGGGTGCTGGCCGTGGACGGCCTGGACCTGGACGTGGCCCGGGGGGAGGTCTTCGGGCTCCTGGGGCCCAACGGCGCCGGAAAGACCACGACCCTTGAGATGATCGAGGGCCTCACCCCCGCGGATTCGGGGGAGATGGAGATCCTCGGCCTCGACTGGAGGCGCGACGGCCGCGCCATCCGCAGCCGCATCGGCGTTCAGCTTCAGAGCACCAGCCTCTTCAACAAGATCACCCCCCGGGAGGCCCTGGACCTCTACGGCAGCTACTACCCCCGCAGCCGCGGCGCCGCGGAGCTCCTGGACCTGGTCCAGCTCGCGGACAAGGCCGACGCCTACCACGTGACCCTCTCCGGCGGCCAGATGCAGCGGCTGGCCCTGGCGCTGGCCCTGGTGAACGACCCCGAGCTGGTCTTCCTGGACGAGCCCACCACGGGCCTGGATCCCCAGGCCCGGCGCTCCCTGTGGGACGTGGTGCGGCGCATCAAGGCCGAGGGCCGCACCGTCATCCTCACCACCCACTACATGGACGAGGCCGAAGCCCTCTGCGACCGCCTGGCCATCATGGACCACGGGCGCGTGCTCACCGCGGGCACGCCCCTGGGGCTCATCCAGCAGCTGGCCATCCCCAGCGTGGTGGAGCTCGCCTTCCAGGGGGAGGCCCCGGACCCGTCGGCCTTCGCGGCCGCCCTGGGCCAGCCCGTCACGGTCCGCGCCGATCTCTGGGAGATCCCCACCCAGGACCCCAAGGCCCTCCTGCCCTCCCTGCTGGAGGCCGCCGAGGGCTTCCCCTACCAGCAGATCCATGTGCGCCGGGCCACGCTGGAGGACGTCTTCCTGCATCTCACCGGCCGAAGCCTGAGGGACTGACCATGCCGCTCCTCCGACAATTCCTCATGGAATGGAAGCTCTACGGCCGGGACCGGGTGGCCCTCTTCTGGACCTTCGCGTTCCCGATCCTCATGCTGGTGGGCTTCGGCACCATCTTCCGCTCGGGCTCCGGGCCCAGCCTCACCCTCGTGGTGGCGGGACCCGCCTCCCCGGAGCTCCTGGCGGCCCTGGCCAAGACGCCCGTGAAGCCCCTGTCCATGACCCCCGCCGAGGCCCAGGCGCGGTGGAAGAAGGGGGACACCGCCGCCCAGCTCCAGGAGGGCCGCCTGCGGGTGAACACCTACCTCGCCGCCCAGGGCCAGATGACGGCCCAGATCGTCCAGCAGGCCAACCTCGCCGTGCAGATGGGCCAGGCCGGGGTCGCCCCCCGCTTCCTCCCGGTCGCCATGGAGAGCCCCGGCAGCGCCCACCTCTCCAACTACGCCGCCTTCCTCCTGCCCGGGCTCCTGGGCATGAACCTCCTGAGCATGGGCCTTTTCAGCGTGGGCATGGTGAACGTGTCGTACCGGGAGAAGGGGAAGTTCCGGCGCCTGGCCGTGACGCCCCTGCCCAAGTGGGTCTTCCTGGGCGGCCAGGTCCTGCACCGCCTCACCGTCACGTTCCTGCAGGCCGCCGCCATGCTCCTGGTGGGCCACTTCGGCTTCCACATCACCAACCAGGGCAGCTACCTCCTCCTGGTGCTGGTCCTGGGCCTGGGCTG is a genomic window containing:
- a CDS encoding ABC transporter ATP-binding protein, which produces MADLALRVRGIRKQYPRVLAVDGLDLDVARGEVFGLLGPNGAGKTTTLEMIEGLTPADSGEMEILGLDWRRDGRAIRSRIGVQLQSTSLFNKITPREALDLYGSYYPRSRGAAELLDLVQLADKADAYHVTLSGGQMQRLALALALVNDPELVFLDEPTTGLDPQARRSLWDVVRRIKAEGRTVILTTHYMDEAEALCDRLAIMDHGRVLTAGTPLGLIQQLAIPSVVELAFQGEAPDPSAFAAALGQPVTVRADLWEIPTQDPKALLPSLLEAAEGFPYQQIHVRRATLEDVFLHLTGRSLRD
- a CDS encoding ABC transporter permease → MPLLRQFLMEWKLYGRDRVALFWTFAFPILMLVGFGTIFRSGSGPSLTLVVAGPASPELLAALAKTPVKPLSMTPAEAQARWKKGDTAAQLQEGRLRVNTYLAAQGQMTAQIVQQANLAVQMGQAGVAPRFLPVAMESPGSAHLSNYAAFLLPGLLGMNLLSMGLFSVGMVNVSYREKGKFRRLAVTPLPKWVFLGGQVLHRLTVTFLQAAAMLLVGHFGFHITNQGSYLLLVLVLGLGCACFMSMGFALSGFAKTSEGYAAISNAFFFPMMFLSGVYFTLDSAPRWMQQAVIALPLSPYLKALRAVFNDGATLAGHGAGLAIVAAWTAGCFLVAVKKFSWA
- a CDS encoding GNAT family N-acetyltransferase, which codes for MGPESFPQNVALRDDAVVELQPLKPGDMEDLRAFYRGLPEEDRLVLKDDVTTLEWSRRFRHRLETGEVISLVARSGSAIVGEGTLYRTFHGWTRHVGEIRVACHADYRRRGLGTTLVSTLVKLATDLGIEKIIVQVVADQLGARRTFEKLGFHKDAVLPHHVMDLNGAKHDLILMANDIPLIWAAMESMNLEVPV
- the map gene encoding type I methionyl aminopeptidase translates to MPIREQIRYKSKKEMEKLREAGRLAANALRVAARAAKPGVSLLELDKLAELYIRKNGGVPNFKGYHGFPATLCTSVNDRVVHGIPSNYVLRDGDIIAIDCGAKLDGFHGDTCLSVGVGTISEQARLLLQSNQLAMFKGIEFCRAGYRLGDMATAVQTFGEGLGYSIVREYIGHGIGRDLHEDPQVVYADVRPGTGFRMEPGMTITIEPIFNVGSHRCLVEPDGWTVRTADGSLSAQFEHAVAITKDGPWILSMPDPEFELEDGF
- a CDS encoding L-lactate dehydrogenase; the protein is MKIAIIGAGNVGATIAYTLATQGIASDISLIDLNDDKAYGEVLDIAHGGAVSEQVNLRAEGYEGLADADLIVHAAGRGRQPGESRLDLARGNIRITEAIIGDVMKHYNGRSLMLVVTNPMDILTYVCYKRMGIDRSRIFGSGTVLDSSRFKFLLSSHFRISPRNLHAMVIGEHGDSAVPFWSGASIGPLPLSAYPSREHPRLSAEDRARISAEVVKAGQEVIQRKGATFYAISMSVARIIRAVAEDENRLLCVSSHIESLHGVEDVCLSLPAIVGREGIREILPLPLDPGEKAALQHSAATLKALLREVGY
- a CDS encoding GHMP family kinase ATP-binding protein, with amino-acid sequence MEGLTDTLEGEPAGAFSLELEGPTAGGLRADEGNLVVRAWRLLEREARRELPARLKLHKRIPAGAGLGGGSSDAAAALRLGDALFGLDLGDALLLRLGAELGSDVPLFLLGGTVLGLGRGERVFPLRPVPLEPILIAHPGLHVATPSVYKSLPQVGYPFPQACPSLGAGEAPPWRNDLTGAAIYACPALSEVRAALLDTGGEPLLCGSGSCWAARYPDGARRDAASHALAARPGWTVWNL
- the sdaAA gene encoding L-serine ammonia-lyase, iron-sulfur-dependent, subunit alpha, coding for MANPEGTLAFYRAEAEERGVPLSRVFLDGEARQSGKRPEVLEALMLDRMNVMRQAVARGLARPQHSRSGLIRGDAARMERWIEGGGSLLGPAFSRLVAAALSVAEVNACMGRIVASPTAGACGVLPAALFRVAEEKGCPDEALVRAFFTAGGIGLVIEKLASLSGAEGGCQAEVGSASAMAAGALVELLGGSPAQVDHAVAFALANVMGLICDPVRGLVEVPCVKRNAMGAVNAAACAEMALAGMESVFPADAVIETMGKVGRRIPEEYRETARGGLAVLPLTGCDSCGQGNFCS
- a CDS encoding transglycosylase domain-containing protein, with translation MPALHFRLSAILVAAGLAAAAQEPFATCPQLPRGVGPITVVDSQGRYVGRILPQKRYWVTLDRIPVFLQRALLAVEDARFYEHGGIDVRSIARAFVKDVAKGRAAEGGSTITQQLIKNKFLSAEPTLDRKVKEARMAMDFETKYTKNQILEMYFNEIYYGNGAQGLAQAARLYFGKSPEELTEGECVTLAGIPKNPGKYNPLGKVQDIALRREVVLKRLEDLHQITPQQKAALRSQWGAVQGPGRAPHYLAQIRATLVKLYGQDALEMGGLDITAPLDLDLQKAAEEALRAGVRRVSPDLQGALVCLDPATGDVLAAVGGLDGNQNSLNRAFASQRQPGSAIKPLIYADALEKGLTASSIWSDEPVAYDRGGGATWKPLNYGRERLGDITMREALAHSSNVVTVKILDQIGVPDFVDFAGRMGLALRAQNGLSLALGTDEVTLKDLVQAYTPLAAAGVRAEARTITRIHDRRRDVWTEFPPALAPVLSPEAAYVTTNMLGDVLTYGTAKSLQPFSREHPCAGKTGTTDNYQDAWFVGYTPNLITGVWVGYDRPRSLGRGFTGGAVAAPIWARFMEKALEPRPVLDFPRPEDIVTATIDPATGLLATPACPRKAEELYLPGTEPDQPCPLHPPQEAPQPPVP
- the sdaAB gene encoding L-serine ammonia-lyase, iron-sulfur-dependent subunit beta, with product MGIFDIIGPVMVGPSSSHTAGAVRIGAFARRLLGEEPASAVIGLHGSFAATGEGHGTPLALLAGLLDLAPDDEGIPAAREIALERGLEFRFEEVDLGEVHPNSVRMFLASEGTELAVSASSVGGGRIRVFDIDGFQVDLDGVYPTVLLAYPDRAGAVAMVTTILSNAGMNIATLKAHRASRGGQALMTVELDHTPTAGVLNALRHLPHMDQVRFVPRLGFGG